A section of the Halichoerus grypus chromosome 11, mHalGry1.hap1.1, whole genome shotgun sequence genome encodes:
- the LRRC4C gene encoding leucine-rich repeat-containing protein 4C, with translation MLNKMTLHPQQIMIGPRFNRALFDPLLVVLLALQLLVVAGLVRAQTCPSVCSCSNQFSKVICVRKNLREVPDGISTNTRLLNLHENQIQIIKVNSFKHLRHLEILQLSRNHIRTIEIGAFNGLANLNTLELFDNRLTTIPNGAFVYLSKLKELWLRNNPIESIPSYAFNRIPSLRRLDLGELKRLSYISEGAFEGLSNLRYLNLAMCNLREIPNLTPLIKLDELDLSGNHLSAIRPGSFQGLMHLQKLWMIQSQIQVIERNAFDNLQSLVEINLAHNNLTLLPHDLFTPLHHLERIHLHHNPWNCNCDILWLSWWIKDMAPSNTACCARCNTPPNLKGRYIGELDQNYFTCYAPVIVEPPADLNVTEGMAAELKCRASTSLTSVSWITPNGTVMTHGAYKVRIAVLSDGTLNFTNVTVQDTGMYTCMVSNSVGNTTASATLNVTAATTTPFSYFSTVTVETMEPSQDEARTTDNNVGPTPVIDWETTNVTTSLTPQSTRSTEKTFTIPVTDINSGIPGIDEVMKTTKIIIGCFVAITLMAAVMLVIFYKMRKQHHRQNHHAPTRTVEIINVDDEITGDAPMESHLPMPAIEHEHLNHYNSYKSPFNHTTTVNTINSIHSSVHEPLLIRMNSKDNVQETQI, from the coding sequence ATGTTGAACAAGATGACCTTACATCCACAGCAGATAATGATAGGTCCTAGGTTTAACAGGGCCCTATTTGACCCCCTGCTTGTGGTGCTGCTGGCTCTTCAACTTCTTGTGGTGGCTGGTCTGGTGCGGGCTCAAACCTGCCCTTCCGTCTGCTCCTGCAGCAACCAGTTCAGCAAGGTGATTTGCGTCCGGAAAAACCTACGGGAGGTTCCAGATGGCATCTCCACCAACACGCGGCTGCTGAACCTCCATGAGAACCAAATCCAGATCATCAAAGTGAACAGCTTCAAGCACTTGAGGCACCTGGAAATCCTACAGTTGAGTAGGAATCATATTAGAACAATTGAAATCGGGGCCTTCAATGGTCTGGCAAACCTCAATACTCTGGAACTCTTTGACAATCGTCTTACTACCATCCCAAATGGAGCTTTTGTATATTTGTCTAAACTGAAGGAGCTCTGGTTGCGAAACAACCCCATTGAAAGCATTCCTTCTTATGCTTTTAACAGAATCCCTTCTTTGCGCCGACTAGACTTAGGGGAATTGAAAAGGCTTTCATACATCTCAGAAGGTGCCTTTGAAGGTCTGTCCAACTTGAGGTATTTGAACCTTGCCATGTGCAACCTCCGTGAAATCCCTAACCTTACACCTCTCATAAAACTAGATGAGCTGGATCTTTCTGGGAATCATTTGTCGGCCATCAGGCCTGGCTCGTTCCAGGGATTGATGCACCTTCAAAAACTGTGGATGATCCAGTCCCAGATTCAAGTGATTGAACGGAATGCCTTTGATAACCTTCAGTCACTCGTGGAGATAAACTTGGCACACAACAATCTAACATTACTGCCTCATGACCTCTTCACACCCTTGCATCATCTAGAGCGGATACACTTACATCACAACCCTTGGAACTGTAACTGTGACATactgtggctcagctggtggataAAAGACATGGCCCCCTCCAACACAGCTTGTTGTGCTCGCTGTAACACTCCTCCCAATCTGAAAGGGAGGTACATTGGGGAGCTTGACCAGAATTATTTCACATGCTATGCTCCTGTGATTGTGGAGCCCCCAGCAGACCTCAATGTCACTGAGGGCATGGCAGCTGAGCTGAAATGTCGGGCCTCCACGTCCCTGACCTCTGTATCTTGGATTACTCCAAATGGAACGGTCATGACACATGGGGCATACAAAGTGCGGATAGCTGTGCTCAGTGACGGCACGTTAAACTTCACGAATGTAACCGTGCAAGATACAGGCATGTACACGTGTATGGTGAGTAATTCCGTTGGAAATACCACTGCTTCCGCCACCCTGAATGTTACTGCAGCAACCACTACTCCCTTCTCTTACTTTTCAACCGTCACAGTAGAGACTATGGAACCTTCTCAGGATGAGGCACGGACCACAGATAACAACGTGGGCCCCACTCCAGTGATCGACTGGGAGACTACCAATGTGACCACCTCTCTCACGCCACAGAGCACAAGGTCGACAGAAAAAACATTCACCATCCCAGTGACTGACATAAACAGTGGGATCCCGGGAATCGATGAGGTCATGAAGACCACCAAAATCATCATTGGCTGTTTTGTGGCCATCACACTCATGGCTGCAGTGATGCTGGTCATTTTCTACAAGATGAGGAAGCAGCACCATCGGCAAAACCACCATGCCCCAACAAGGACTGTTGAAATCATTAATGTGGATGATGAGATTACAGGAGATGCGCCCATGGAAAGCCACCTGCCCATGCCTGCTATCGAGCATGAGCACCTAAATCACTATAACTCTTACAAATCTCCCTTCAACCACACAACAACAGTTAACACAATAAATTCAATACACAGTTCAGTGCATGAACCGTTATTGATCCGAATGAACTCTAAAGACAATGTACAAGAGACTCAAATCTAA